One Mastacembelus armatus chromosome 10, fMasArm1.2, whole genome shotgun sequence DNA window includes the following coding sequences:
- the LOC113144715 gene encoding protocadherin alpha-3-like → MERKQWRRRLVHLVAATIMLWDFCTAHTRYSVSEEVKEGTRIGNVAKDLGLDLSSLKARGFRIVSGPNDPMFQVNQNDGIMYVNKKIDREVVCERSSTCLINLKAVLENPLEVHYVSVEIQDINDHSPTFPENETRLEIFESALPGERFQLQAARDPDSGIYSVQQYQISQNDHFRLEVKDRGNDGKIPILYLKKSLDKETERHHRLSLSAIDGGKPPRTGTTQLLVEVLDVNDNLPVFTKDSYSVLLPENSPLGTTVIQVNATDLDDGLNGEVVYSFGSNVNGKLRELFDINEKTGEITVKGLIDFEEKARYEIDIKASDKGIVPLKTDKSVIINIVDLNDNIPEIEVTSFSSAITEDSKPGTTVALISVSDVDSGLNGKVICFIRENVPFTLNPSLQDNMYSVVTKSSLDREHRSHYDITVVAKDGGDLALSSEKTISVVVSDVNDNSPEFSLSPYSFYVTENNSPGASLFSVRASDYDVNENALISYHIMRDGSEDKKGALFFSINSETGDITALKSFDFESVKMFQFQVVATDSGAPSLSSNVTVNVFILDQNDNAPVILYPVSSNGSAEGLEEIPRNVNAGHLVTKVRAYDADIGYNGWLLFSLQRVTDHSLFGLDRYTGQIRTLRSFTETDEAEHKLVILVKDNGNVSLSATATVLVKVVEPKEAFAASDVKSAAKDDEENNVTFYLMITLGSVSVLFLISIIVLIAMQCSKSTDYTSKYLQETNYDGTLCHSIQYRSGDKRYMLVGPRMSIGSTIVPGSHANTLVLPDRRPNSEEVRDIALYPGSSGMISLVKYKS, encoded by the coding sequence ATGGAAAGAAAACAATGGAGGAGGCGACTTGTCCATCTCGTAGCAGCAACAATTATGTTGTGGGATTTTTGCACTGCGCACACAAGATACTCCGTTTCTGAAGAGGTCAAAGAAGGAACTAGGATTGGAAATGTAGCTAAAGATTTAGGTCTGGATCTCAGTAGTTTAAAGGCTAGGGGTTTTCGGATTGTGTCTGGGCCGAACGACCCAATGTTCCAGGTTAACCAGAACGACGGCATTATGtatgtaaataagaaaatagaCAGGGAGGTTGTGTGTGAGCGGAGTAGTACATGTTTGATCAATTTGAAAGCTGTGCTAGAGAACCCACTGGAAGTCCATTATGTCTCGGTAGAGATTCAAGATATAAATGACCACAGTCCCACCTTTCCCGAAAATGAGACGCGTTTAGAGATATTTGAGTCAGCGCTGCCCGGTGAACGCTTCCAGCTCCAAGCCGCGCGTGATCCAGACAGTGGGATATATTCTGTTCAACAGTATCAGATAAGTCAAAATGATCATTTTCGTCTGGAGGTAAAAGATAGAGGAAACGACGGTAAAATTCCTATTTTGTACTTAAAAAAATCACTAGACAAGGAAACAGAACGACATCATAGACtttcgctctctgccatagACGGAGGCAAACCTCCGCGGACAGGGACCACCCAGCTATTAGTTGAGGTTTTGGATGTAAATGACAATTTACCCGTATTCACAAAAGATTCGTATTCTGTGTTGCTACCTGAAAATTCACCACTTGGTACGACAGTCATTCAAGTGAACGCTACTGATTTGGATGATGGTTTAAATGGCGAGGTGGTTTATTCATTTGGGAGTAATGTTAATGGTAAATTGCGTGAACTTTTCGACATAAACGAAAAAACAGGTGAAATCACCGTTAAAGGCTTGATAGACTTTGAAGAAAAAGCTCGATATGAAATTGACATAAAAGCATCTGATAAGGGCATCGTCCCTTTAAAAACGGACAAAAGCGTAATCATTAATATTGTTGACTTAAATGACAACATTCCCGAGATCGAGGTTACTTCCTTTTCAAGCGCTATAACAGAGGACTCTAAACCTGGAACCACAGTCGCACTGATTAGTGTCAGTGACGTGGACTCTGGTCTGAATGGAaaagtcatttgttttattcGAGAGAATGTCCCTTTTACCTTAAATCCATCCTTACAAGATAATATGTATTCTGTTGTCACTAAATCGTCTCTGGATAGAGAACATCGGTCTCATTATGATATCACAGTGGTTGCAAAAGATGGAGGTGACCTGGCTTTGTCGTCTGAAAAGACAATAAGTGTTGTTGTTTCAGATGTGAATGACAACAGTCCAGAGTTTTCACTCAGCCCATACAGTTTCTATGTCACGGAGAACAACAGCCCTGGAGCATCACTGTTTTCTGTCAGGGCATCTGATTATGATGTAAATGAGAATGCACTGATTTCTTATCACATTATGAGAGATGGAAGTGAAGATAAGAAAGgtgctttattttttagcaTTAACTCTGAAACTGGAGACATTACGGCTCTGAAAAGTTTTGACTTTGAGAGCGTGAAAATGTTCCAGTTCCAAGTTGTGGCCACAGACTCTGGAGCTCCGTCACTGAGCAGCAACGTCACAGTGAACGTGTTCATTctggaccagaacgacaacgCTCCAGTCATCCTGTATCCAGTCAGCTCCAACGGTTCTGCTGAAGGGCTGGAGGAGATTCCCCGCAATGTGAACGCAGGACACTTGGTGACTAAAGTCAGAGCCTATGACGCTGATATAGGATATAACGGCTGgttactgttttcactgcagcgaGTGACTGACCACAGTCTCTTTGGCTTGGACCGCTATACAGGACAGATCAGGACACTTCGCTCATTCACAGAGACAGACGAGGCTGAGCACAAACTGGTCATACTGGTAAAAGACAATGGCAACGTGTCACTGTCAGCGACAGCTACTGTGCTTGTCAAAGTGGTGGAGCCCAAAGAGGCTTTTGCAGCTTCTGATGTGAAAAGTGCAGCCAAAGATGATGAGGAgaataatgtgactttttatcTGATGATCACTTTGGGctcagtttctgtccttttcctcaTCAGTATCATCGTGCTGATTGCAATGCAGTGCTCCAAATCCACAGACTATACTTCCAAATATCTCCAAGAGACTAATTATGATGGGACACTGTGTCACAGCATCCAGTACAGATCTGGGGACAAACGCTACATGTTAGTTGGACCCAGAATGAGTATAGGATCTACTATAGTCCCAGGCAGCCATGCGAACACACTAGTGCTCCCTGACAGGAGACCTAACTCTGAAGAGGTAAGAGATATTGCTTTATATCCAGGCAGTTCTGGTATGATTTCTCTGGTGAAATATAAATCCTAG